A single genomic interval of Desulfovibrio sp. TomC harbors:
- a CDS encoding response regulator: protein MEDTVRKSRSVLIVEDDTLSARVAEKILGRLGYTVLDVIETGEAAVDAARSLGPDVVLMDINLAGPMDGVTAAKGIIDSLGVPVIFLTATVDHDIMDRVAGTGAAGYIQKPVKLLDLKANLEMAITRRSRQQPCATDAAVNLYKAILAAVLTACDRPLAVADPHGRILLAHPDEHLAGMPFAEAFPAEPPLPGPADVPLATGGASLGWLRLLS from the coding sequence ATGGAGGACACGGTCCGCAAATCACGTTCGGTGCTCATTGTCGAGGACGATACCCTTTCGGCCCGGGTGGCGGAGAAGATACTCGGACGTCTGGGCTATACCGTGCTCGATGTCATCGAGACCGGCGAGGCAGCCGTGGATGCGGCCAGGAGCCTCGGTCCCGACGTGGTGCTCATGGACATCAATCTGGCCGGTCCCATGGACGGCGTGACCGCAGCCAAGGGCATTATCGACAGTCTGGGCGTGCCGGTCATTTTTTTAACCGCCACCGTGGACCATGACATCATGGACCGGGTGGCCGGCACCGGCGCGGCCGGCTACATCCAAAAGCCCGTCAAACTGCTTGATCTCAAAGCCAATCTGGAAATGGCCATCACCCGCCGCAGTCGGCAGCAGCCCTGCGCCACGGACGCGGCCGTGAACTTGTACAAAGCCATTTTGGCCGCTGTGCTGACCGCCTGCGACCGGCCCTTGGCAGTGGCCGATCCCCACGGCCGCATTCTTTTGGCCCATCCCGACGAGCATCTGGCCGGCATGCCCTTTGCCGAGGCCTTTCCGGCCGAGCCGCCCCTGCCCGGGCCGGCCGATGTCCCGCTGGCCACTGGCGGCGCGTCGCTGGGCTGGCTGCGCCTGCTTTCCTGA
- a CDS encoding ferredoxin, which translates to METILTGYSVNPVCCNGCGACAAMAPELFAMDEVSEKPVLLLTEAPVEDVERAMAFCPHDCIESE; encoded by the coding sequence ATGGAGACGATCCTGACCGGCTACTCTGTCAATCCGGTATGCTGCAACGGCTGCGGCGCGTGCGCCGCCATGGCCCCGGAATTGTTTGCCATGGACGAGGTCAGCGAAAAGCCCGTGCTTCTGCTCACGGAAGCGCCTGTGGAAGACGTGGAGCGGGCCATGGCCTTTTGTCCCCACGACTGCATCGAAAGCGAATAA
- a CDS encoding zinc ribbon domain-containing protein → MHCNKCGSDNPDDRRVCALCGHKLQSGRGGGEDGDGDGVEAPISGTGSPGQLPRPTDQADGSRPGTPDSRTGHPEVASGSETQRQNSRLLDFQGWTSPLRGLGPYVEACLYAGVLAVAVTACLLTGVLWPLYPLLALLAAAAWLRRL, encoded by the coding sequence ATGCATTGCAATAAATGCGGCAGCGACAATCCCGACGACCGACGGGTCTGCGCCCTGTGCGGCCACAAGCTCCAGTCCGGCCGGGGCGGGGGCGAGGATGGCGACGGCGACGGCGTCGAGGCCCCGATCTCCGGGACCGGCTCGCCGGGGCAGTTGCCCCGGCCGACCGATCAGGCTGACGGGAGCCGGCCGGGTACGCCGGACTCCCGCACGGGCCATCCGGAAGTCGCCTCCGGGTCCGAAACCCAGCGGCAAAACTCCCGGCTCCTGGATTTCCAGGGCTGGACCAGTCCGTTGCGCGGCCTTGGCCCGTACGTCGAGGCCTGTCTGTATGCCGGCGTTCTGGCCGTGGCCGTGACCGCCTGCCTGCTGACCGGGGTCCTGTGGCCGCTCTATCCGCTGCTGGCCCTTCTGGCCGCGGCGGCCTGGCTGCGCCGGTTATAG
- a CDS encoding M12 family metallo-peptidase — translation MDLIRAGILLVAVLFLFPAAPVRAGATPGIFTAAPAASETQSKAVPAPGKTLPALRSRTVLVDQAALFPAAADGRKAAVPDAALTLNLFDDVTIAMTPRESERAGTAGTTVLVGDNDAASGGQTRFANTAGTLYGIVRTSGNLLYEITPTGSGEGTYVIREIDQGSYPDEEEKLPPDAGPAASDAAGASGGAAVAGDDGSIIDVMVLYTPSARAAAGGEAAMQARIALAFSETNQGYAQSGVIQRFRLVHAQEVAYVEDTGSSGFDIALGNLQNPSDGVIDNIHALRNQYGADIVSLLINNGWYCGLGYLMTSTSSNFAANAFNVVDYSCATGYYSFAHECGHNQGAHHDRANAGGSILYSYAYGFQQTAASPAFRTIMAYNCSPSCTRVNYWSNPEVSYKGYPTGVLYTAGNAADNRRTLNNTRTIAANWRQAIRQAVGVVPPTSLLLQGQ, via the coding sequence ATGGATCTGATTCGCGCCGGCATCCTGCTTGTGGCAGTCCTTTTCCTCTTCCCGGCCGCCCCGGTCCGGGCCGGGGCGACTCCAGGCATCTTCACGGCCGCGCCAGCAGCCTCCGAGACCCAGTCCAAGGCCGTCCCGGCCCCGGGAAAAACCCTGCCGGCGCTGCGAAGCCGCACCGTGCTTGTCGATCAGGCCGCTCTGTTCCCGGCGGCAGCCGACGGCCGCAAGGCCGCCGTGCCCGATGCCGCGCTGACGCTCAATCTGTTTGACGACGTGACCATCGCCATGACGCCCCGGGAGTCCGAGCGGGCAGGCACGGCCGGGACCACGGTGCTCGTTGGCGACAACGACGCAGCCAGCGGCGGCCAGACGCGCTTTGCCAATACGGCCGGCACGCTGTACGGCATCGTGCGCACCAGCGGGAATCTGCTCTACGAAATCACGCCGACCGGGAGCGGGGAGGGAACCTACGTCATCCGGGAGATCGACCAGGGAAGCTATCCTGACGAAGAGGAAAAGCTGCCGCCCGATGCCGGCCCGGCCGCGTCCGATGCCGCAGGCGCTTCGGGCGGCGCTGCGGTTGCCGGCGACGACGGCTCGATCATCGACGTCATGGTGCTCTACACGCCCTCGGCCCGGGCCGCGGCCGGCGGCGAGGCGGCCATGCAGGCGCGCATTGCCCTGGCCTTCAGTGAAACCAACCAGGGGTATGCCCAAAGCGGCGTCATCCAACGCTTCCGGCTGGTCCATGCCCAGGAAGTGGCCTACGTGGAGGATACCGGGAGTTCCGGCTTCGACATCGCCCTGGGCAACCTCCAGAATCCATCCGACGGCGTCATCGACAACATCCACGCCCTGCGCAACCAGTATGGAGCCGACATCGTGTCGCTGCTCATCAACAACGGATGGTACTGCGGCCTGGGCTATCTCATGACCTCGACGAGTTCGAACTTTGCAGCCAACGCCTTCAACGTCGTGGATTATTCCTGCGCCACCGGCTATTATTCCTTTGCCCACGAATGCGGCCACAACCAGGGAGCGCACCACGACCGGGCCAATGCCGGCGGCTCGATCCTGTACAGCTACGCCTACGGTTTCCAGCAGACCGCCGCCTCGCCGGCTTTTCGCACCATCATGGCCTATAACTGCAGTCCGTCCTGCACCCGGGTCAATTACTGGTCCAACCCGGAAGTCAGCTACAAGGGCTACCCCACCGGCGTGCTGTATACTGCGGGCAATGCGGCGGATAATCGCCGGACACTCAACAATACCCGCACCATCGCGGCCAACTGGCGGCAGGCGATCAGGCAGGCCGTAGGGGTTGTGCCCCCGACCAGCCTGCTGCTTCAGGGCCAGTAG
- a CDS encoding glycogen/starch/alpha-glucan phosphorylase, which produces MRQPSVEDFHDIASLGEDIRRHILSILGNDLYPPDPFRYYSGLAYAIRDRLIKMWLATQKSYYDSMSKRVYYLSMEFLPGRFLMNYITNMGMEDGCREAATKLGYSLDDLAEEERDAGLGNGGLGRLASCYMDSVATLRIPGYGYGILYDYGLFHQRIVDGWQEEEADNWRRHGSPWVINRVEHLYEVRFFGRSEAYTDSKGALRYRWVDADTVMAMPCDILIPAHGGRHVTNMRLWAATSSTGFSLRDFNQGDFLGAMQSKILSENISKVLYPNDEPIQGKELRLRQQYFLVAATLRDIIRRHKKSGPSFADFPDQVAIQLNDTHPTIAVAELMRILVDEEFMGWDESWDICRRTFAYTNHTVLPEALETWSADLLGRVLPRHLEIIAEIDRRFLEEVAAAYPGDGGKLARMAIIDRGSHRVRMAHLAIVGSHKVNGVAKLHSDILREKVFPDFDALYPGKFTNVTNGITPRRWLNQANPALSKLITEHIGPDWVTDLDQLARLLPLAEDADFRAAWRLAKRENKKRLARYVLRKSGIGINPDTLFDVQVKRMHEYKRQFLNVLHIVTLYNRLRRNPDLSVPPRTVLIGGKAAPGYFMAKRIIRLITAVAETVNADDAIRSRLRVVFLPNYCVSQAEKVIPAADLSQQISTAGMEASGTGNMKFALNGALTIGTLDGANVEIMEAVGRENIFIFGLTAPEVEATRAAGYDPNRRVAADAELAEALDMIGRGYFAPKEPDLFQPILDNLLHNGDYYLVTADYRSCIEAQDAVSALYLDPEAWTAASIRNTAAMGYFSSDRAVLEYAANIWNIAPLGE; this is translated from the coding sequence ATGCGCCAGCCAAGCGTCGAGGATTTCCACGATATCGCCAGCCTTGGCGAAGACATTCGCCGCCACATTCTCTCCATTCTCGGCAACGACCTCTACCCGCCCGATCCCTTTCGCTATTACAGCGGGCTGGCCTATGCCATCCGCGACCGGCTGATCAAGATGTGGCTGGCCACCCAGAAGTCGTATTACGACTCCATGTCCAAACGGGTCTATTACCTGTCCATGGAATTCCTGCCCGGCCGCTTTCTCATGAATTACATCACCAACATGGGCATGGAAGACGGCTGTCGCGAGGCGGCGACCAAACTCGGCTATTCCCTGGATGATCTGGCCGAGGAGGAACGCGACGCCGGCCTTGGCAACGGCGGCCTGGGGCGGCTGGCCTCCTGCTACATGGACTCCGTCGCAACCCTGCGCATCCCGGGCTACGGCTATGGCATTCTCTATGACTACGGCCTGTTCCACCAACGCATCGTGGACGGCTGGCAGGAGGAGGAAGCCGACAACTGGCGTCGCCACGGCAGCCCCTGGGTGATCAACCGGGTGGAACATCTCTATGAGGTGCGCTTTTTCGGCCGCAGCGAGGCCTATACCGACTCCAAGGGGGCGCTGCGCTACCGGTGGGTGGACGCCGACACGGTCATGGCCATGCCCTGCGACATCCTGATTCCGGCCCACGGCGGCCGCCACGTCACCAACATGCGCCTGTGGGCGGCCACCTCGTCCACCGGCTTTTCCTTGCGCGACTTCAACCAGGGCGATTTCCTGGGAGCCATGCAGTCCAAGATCCTGTCGGAAAACATCTCCAAGGTGCTCTACCCCAACGACGAACCCATCCAGGGCAAGGAATTGCGCCTTCGCCAGCAGTATTTCCTGGTGGCCGCCACGCTGCGCGACATCATCCGCCGCCACAAGAAATCCGGCCCGTCCTTTGCGGATTTTCCCGATCAGGTGGCCATCCAGCTCAACGACACCCACCCCACCATTGCCGTGGCCGAACTCATGCGCATCCTGGTTGACGAGGAGTTCATGGGCTGGGACGAGTCCTGGGACATCTGCCGCCGCACCTTTGCCTATACCAACCACACCGTGCTGCCCGAAGCCCTGGAAACCTGGTCGGCCGACCTGCTGGGCCGGGTGTTGCCGCGCCATCTGGAGATCATCGCCGAAATCGACCGCCGTTTTCTCGAAGAGGTGGCCGCCGCCTATCCGGGCGACGGCGGCAAGCTGGCCCGTATGGCCATCATCGACCGGGGAAGCCACCGGGTGCGCATGGCCCATCTGGCCATCGTCGGCAGCCACAAGGTCAACGGCGTGGCCAAGCTCCACTCCGACATCCTGCGCGAAAAGGTTTTTCCGGACTTCGACGCCTTGTATCCCGGCAAATTCACCAACGTCACCAACGGCATAACGCCCAGGCGCTGGCTCAATCAGGCCAATCCGGCCCTTTCCAAGCTCATCACCGAACACATCGGCCCGGACTGGGTGACCGACCTCGACCAGCTGGCCCGGCTCCTGCCCCTGGCCGAGGACGCCGATTTCCGCGCCGCCTGGCGCTTGGCCAAGCGCGAGAACAAAAAACGCCTGGCCCGCTATGTCCTGCGCAAATCCGGCATCGGCATCAACCCGGACACGCTCTTTGACGTCCAGGTCAAGCGGATGCACGAGTACAAGCGCCAGTTCTTAAACGTCCTGCACATCGTGACGCTCTATAACCGCCTGCGCCGCAACCCGGACCTGTCCGTGCCGCCGCGCACGGTGCTGATCGGCGGCAAGGCCGCGCCCGGCTATTTCATGGCCAAGCGCATCATCCGGCTCATTACCGCCGTGGCCGAGACGGTCAACGCCGACGACGCCATCCGAAGCCGCCTGCGGGTGGTCTTTTTGCCCAACTACTGCGTGTCCCAGGCCGAAAAGGTCATTCCGGCCGCCGACCTGTCCCAGCAGATCTCCACCGCCGGCATGGAGGCCTCGGGCACGGGCAACATGAAGTTCGCCTTAAACGGCGCGCTGACCATTGGGACGCTCGACGGGGCCAATGTCGAGATCATGGAGGCGGTCGGCCGGGAGAACATCTTTATTTTCGGCCTGACCGCCCCGGAAGTGGAGGCTACCCGGGCTGCCGGGTATGACCCCAACCGCCGGGTCGCCGCCGACGCCGAACTGGCCGAGGCCCTGGACATGATCGGCCGAGGGTATTTCGCGCCCAAGGAACCGGACCTGTTCCAGCCGATTCTCGACAACCTGCTTCATAACGGCGACTATTATCTGGTCACGGCCGACTACCGGTCCTGCATCGAGGCCCAGGATGCGGTGAGTGCCCTCTACCTCGATCCGGAAGCCTGGACCGCGGCCTCAATCCGCAACACCGCCGCCATGGGGTATTTTTCCAGCGACCGGGCGGTCCTGGAATACGCCGCAAACATCTGGAATATTGCCCCGCTGGGAGAATAG
- a CDS encoding iron-sulfur cluster assembly scaffold protein, translated as MTATTTTTTKTRLSVKPLEHFTVEGTSECSACGRAVKMQLLIENDIIVDAGGTVESCGYSRECMAALIATIKGMNTMDAQTVSSEDFQPLMTRVIEKLGCDNWCVAALRIALRNYRLREAA; from the coding sequence ATGACCGCCACCACCACCACCACCACCAAGACCCGTCTCTCCGTTAAGCCCCTGGAACACTTCACTGTTGAAGGCACAAGCGAATGTTCCGCCTGCGGACGCGCCGTCAAGATGCAGCTGCTTATTGAGAACGACATCATCGTCGACGCCGGCGGTACGGTGGAAAGCTGCGGCTACAGCCGCGAATGCATGGCCGCACTCATCGCCACCATCAAGGGCATGAACACCATGGACGCCCAGACGGTGTCCAGCGAAGATTTTCAGCCGCTCATGACCCGCGTCATTGAAAAGCTCGGCTGCGACAATTGGTGTGTGGCGGCGCTGCGCATCGCCCTGCGCAACTACCGCCTCCGGGAAGCGGCCTAG
- a CDS encoding sigma-54 interaction domain-containing protein, producing MRKKVQSPLDPVAGHLDAILDSIEDGVFIADRDGYALKANAAYEQLTGMSKSELIGKNVEELKKEGLFNIAPITPEIVATGRPASSIQVTRDNRSMTIDGKPIRDPDGKVSLVVLYARDITLMARMRERISRQQELIETYQHQMDFFIREGGGITSFIAENSAMKRLMDLLRRIAATDAVALVLGETGVGKELFARMIHEASPRREKPFVKVDCASIPENLIEAELFGYAPGAFTGAHPKGRVGFFEMADGGTIFLDEIGEMPLGLQSKLLRVLQDRELTPVGSSKCRKTNVRVIAATNRNLEAEARVGTFRSDLFFRLRVAVLEIPPLRDRPDDILPLARMFLQRFGSRYRKRTTLSLESERILAHYNWPGNVRELENLIEGLVITCDSGCIESDDLPTAMRVTECLLSAAEAAAQQPALSLAASAPAAIEPDWERPYKDVISTFERDYLEGAISHFGSIGEAAKRLGLDRTTIFRKLKRAAGE from the coding sequence TTGAGAAAAAAGGTACAATCCCCCCTCGACCCCGTGGCCGGACACCTCGACGCCATCCTCGACAGCATCGAGGACGGCGTGTTCATTGCCGACCGCGACGGCTACGCCCTCAAGGCCAATGCCGCCTACGAACAGCTCACCGGCATGAGCAAGTCTGAACTCATCGGTAAGAACGTCGAGGAACTCAAAAAAGAGGGCCTGTTCAACATCGCCCCCATCACCCCGGAAATCGTGGCCACGGGCCGCCCGGCCTCCTCCATCCAGGTCACCCGGGACAACCGGTCCATGACCATCGACGGCAAGCCCATCCGCGACCCGGACGGCAAGGTCAGCCTGGTCGTGCTCTATGCCCGCGACATCACGCTCATGGCCCGGATGCGCGAGCGCATCTCCCGCCAGCAGGAGCTGATCGAGACCTATCAGCACCAGATGGATTTCTTTATCCGCGAGGGCGGCGGCATTACGAGCTTTATTGCCGAGAATTCGGCCATGAAGCGCCTCATGGACCTTTTGCGGCGCATCGCCGCCACCGACGCCGTGGCCCTGGTCCTGGGCGAGACCGGCGTTGGCAAGGAGCTTTTTGCCCGCATGATCCACGAGGCCAGCCCCCGGCGGGAGAAGCCCTTTGTCAAAGTGGACTGCGCCTCGATCCCGGAGAACCTGATCGAGGCCGAACTGTTCGGCTACGCCCCCGGGGCCTTCACCGGCGCCCATCCCAAGGGCCGGGTGGGCTTTTTCGAGATGGCCGACGGCGGCACCATCTTTCTCGACGAAATCGGCGAGATGCCGCTTGGGCTGCAATCCAAGCTCCTGCGCGTGCTCCAGGACCGGGAACTGACCCCGGTCGGGTCCAGCAAGTGCCGAAAGACCAACGTGCGGGTCATTGCCGCCACCAACCGCAATCTCGAAGCCGAAGCCCGGGTGGGCACCTTTCGCAGCGACCTTTTTTTCCGGTTGCGGGTGGCTGTCTTGGAGATTCCGCCGCTGCGCGACCGGCCCGACGACATCCTGCCCCTGGCCCGGATGTTTTTGCAGCGTTTCGGTTCGCGCTACCGCAAGCGCACCACCTTGTCGCTCGAATCCGAACGCATTCTGGCCCACTACAACTGGCCGGGCAACGTGCGCGAACTGGAAAATCTCATCGAGGGCCTGGTCATCACCTGCGACTCCGGCTGCATCGAATCCGACGATCTGCCGACGGCCATGCGGGTGACGGAATGCCTGCTGTCCGCTGCCGAAGCCGCTGCCCAGCAACCGGCTCTGTCCCTGGCCGCAAGCGCCCCGGCGGCCATCGAGCCGGACTGGGAGCGACCCTATAAGGACGTGATTTCGACCTTCGAGCGGGACTATCTCGAAGGAGCCATCAGCCATTTCGGTTCGATCGGCGAGGCGGCCAAGCGCCTGGGCCTGGACCGCACGACCATTTTCCGCAAGCTCAAGCGCGCCGCCGGGGAGTAG
- a CDS encoding RNA recognition motif domain-containing protein, whose product MSKKLYVGNLSFNSTEDDIRTQFSTYGEVISVNLITDRETGRLRGFGFVEMDEEGARAAIAGMDGQEFGGRNLKVNEAEDKPRSGGGGGGRGDRRW is encoded by the coding sequence ATGTCCAAGAAACTCTACGTCGGTAACCTTTCGTTCAATTCCACCGAAGACGATATCCGCACCCAGTTTTCCACCTACGGTGAAGTCATCAGCGTCAACCTCATCACTGACCGCGAAACCGGCCGCCTGCGCGGCTTCGGCTTCGTCGAGATGGACGAGGAAGGCGCTCGTGCCGCTATTGCCGGCATGGACGGCCAGGAGTTCGGCGGTCGTAACCTGAAGGTCAACGAAGCCGAAGACAAGCCCCGCTCCGGTGGCGGCGGCGGTGGTCGCGGCGACCGTCGCTGGTAG